In Brassica napus cultivar Da-Ae chromosome A3, Da-Ae, whole genome shotgun sequence, the sequence GTTTTGCAAGAGCAAGCAAAGAAAATTGAGAACTTGAGTTCAATGGTTCTCCTCTCGAATAGAGATGAGAAACGTGAGCAGGATCACTTTAAGaaggttttttctttttcttccatTCTTTGTTTAGTGATACCTTTCGAGTTTAAGCAGCATTTGCTAGGCGTTATACATTTATTCCAAAACGCAGGGAAAGAGGAGAGATACATGGTGTACTGGTCTCCTTTCACGGGATTCAACATCAGAGGTAAAATTGTGTAAATGGTCAACAAAAACAGGAGAAAGTTTTGACTATTTCAGCCATAAAAGTACTTTGCCTTTTGCATATCAGGTTCAGTCTCATGTCTTGTCAAGGGGATCCTCTCTTAAATCTGAAAGATCCGAGCGTGAGACAGGCCCACTACTTCCATTTGCGGAACTGGTAGAAAACGAACTCTTATACAGCATCAGCGAGCAAGATGAACATAATATCGATGAAACCCTTGAAGATTCTGCACTTCCGGATCCGTGTGCTTTAGTGCATGTGACTAGCAGAAAGAAACCATCATCAATCAGGCAGAAAAGTCCTGTAGTGGTTAGGAAGAAAAGTCCCGTAGTCGTCAGTCTTTCTTTTTGAATATATCTTTTGCTTATCTTGTTGTGAAAGTGACATTTTGTTACTGTTTCATAGGTTGAAAGCGAGTCAGAGAGGATTCAAAGGGAATATGAGGATCTCTTCTTGCAATATGAAACTGAGGTAATACTTTGTCCTTCTCAACATTAGTTCAGTAGCTTGTGTTTTCTGTTTCTTATTTCTCTGCACCTTCCAATAGAGAATCACCCACGAAATACAAATTGAGTGCCTTAAAGCAAAGTTGGGCGAAAAAGATTTATCTGGTGAAGCAACATGCAAGCATTTAGATTGCCAAGTTGTTGGTAATGTACATCAAGAGGAAAGTGGTGTCCATCTTAGGGATCCAGAAGATATTCTTCTCATTAAGCAACTCCAAGAGAAGGTGcatttattcttttctttacctACAACTGAAACATCTAGTTAAGTAGCTTTGCTTTCTTCTATTTCGGCTTTATTCTTACCCTTGATACATTTTGTCCAAAAGATAAACATGCTGGAAACTGAGAAGTCTTCAAGCAAGCAAAATCTTGATGATCTTGTCACGAAAGCTACTGAGCAGAATATCTGTGCCAAGGAAAAAAATGATGAGGTACTCGTGGTTCTTTAACTGATTGTGCTCTGCTGTTCTATCCAGCCACCTAAATGCAGTCAGATTTCTAGTCTTGTTCTGGTACTAACTGTTTGAAAACCTCTTATGTTGTATGAAATTCTATAGATTCAAGAAGAGATTCATGCTGCTAGAGAAGAGGCCCAGATTGCTCGCGAACAACTTGTGTCCAAGGAGTCTGAAGTCACTCATGTGCTTAATGTTGGTTTCCACTTTAAATTCATCCCAATAATCTGACAATTCCAAGGCAGATTATCACTGTTGTCAACCATTTCCGCATTGCAGATTATCATTGTTGTCAACCATTTGGCATTGCCTAATTGATTTTTTACTTTCTACTGTGAAGGAGAATTTTAACTCTCTGGTCAACGTCACAACAGAAGTTGAAGTCTTAGCATCTGAGTTTCAAAACTTTAAAGCATCGTTGGAAACCATATCGTTAGTTATGGATGAGGGTCTCCAAGATTTTGCTTCCTTCTCTCCTTTGATACATGTAAGTACTCTGCTTTGCTTAGTAGATTAGGAGCTGTGTTTAGGCAGCAAACCTCAATCATGGTTGGTAATAGAGATAGACGATCATGTTTTCTAAGTTAGAATTTCTCACTGCAGGATTTCACATTGTTTATGCGCCAAAGTTTTGATGAGCATGCTTCAATTATCAGCGGATATCAAAATGTCCAATCTTTTCTTAAACAAAAGGTTCTTGACATTGAGAATGAGAAGGTCCAAACTCTTGTTCTCTTCCCACCCTACTACACTTGATCGTAGATCTTTCTGTATTGTTAGCTAAAATCGTGATATTCTTTCCAGGTTCTTTTGCAAGAGCAGTGTGCTGGTCTTCAGAGCCAAATAGAAGGACTAAACCAAGAAGCCCAAAAGCATGGAACTTCCTTAATGGTATTTTTGTTTCCTTCAACCGAAATGTATTTagagttcttcttttcttccttcAACTTTCAAGTGCTGAAAGTAATTTGGTGTTCTTAACCATTTGTCAGATGCTCTCAGACCAGAATGAGTCGGAGAGGTCAGATCTCCTCTCTCACATAGAATGTCTTGAGAAGGATATAGCGAGCCTATCTACCTCTTCTTTGGCCAAAGAGAAGGAAACTCTAAGAAAAGATTTTGATAAGATGAAAGCAAAGCTAAAAGACACTGAATCCAAGCTTAAGAATGTCATGCAGGATAAGACCAAACTAGAGGTTTGCAGTGGATTCCAATTCTAACTATacctttttttgtattttttcgaTTAGATAACACATCTAAGTCGTACTAATAATTTTGATGTTCTGATAAAGGCGGAGAAGGCATCTGCTGAGAGAGAGTTAAAACGTTTGCATAGCCAAACGGCCCTCCTCGAGAAAGATATTAGCAAACAGGAGTCCTTTGCCGGTAAAAGACAAGATGAGAGAAATGCAAAACAGTCCTTGCAGGTATTATCTAATGATTTGTCTTGCtgcatgttttttatttttacagttGTCATATCGTGTAACATCtccacaatatatatattcaatgtTGGAAATGTAAATGTCAAAATCTCAGATGTGGGAGATATCATGATCGTATTGCAGCAAATCACTTTATATTGGCTGAGTTTGGCTTTTGTTCAAACACTGCGTGAGCATGTCTGATAAAAAAACTGTTAATACTATATCTATCTTATGGTATCTTTTCTCAATAGCTAACCGATATCAGTCTGTTTGGTGGATATACCTTTGTTTAAGTAAAATTCTCATCCTAATGTCTACTTTGCATTTATCAGGAAGAATTTCACAACCTTGAAGCGCTTGCTTTTGAGATGGAAACAACAATTGCTTCATTGGAGGAGGAACTCGCTGCTGAACGTGGAGAGAAAGAGGAGTTGCTATGTAGAAGCGAGGGTTTAGATCAAGAAGTTACATCTCTGACAGAGAAGCTGGAGCTCTCAAATACCCAATTAGAACAGCTGCAAATAGATATCACGGAGCTTGTAAGTCTTTTCTTGCAATTGATGATTGATCCAATAGTTTTGAGTTTGAATGTATTCTAAGACAGTGCGTAcgctttatgttttgttttagaaGGCTAGACTCGAAAGCTCATCTTCTGATCAGCAACAACTGGAAACCAAGGTTAAACAGTTGcttgaagagaaggaagagctAGCGATGGTAAGATGATTGCAAATACAGATTTTTAACTTGGTTCTTTGTTTTGAGTAAATCCACTTAACTCGTTATGATGTTCAGCATCTGGCGACCTCACTTTTAGAGATGGAGGAAGAGAAAGCAATATGGAGCTCGAAAGAAAAAGCTTTGACAGAGGCCATGGAAGAAAAGATGaatctatataatataaaaatagagtCACTATCTAAAGAAGTGTCAGAGGTATGTTCGAATCGAAAAAGCCCTTTTCTCTACTTTTATCATGCACTTTAAAGTTGTCAATCGCTTTGAACTTTTAGGCAAAGAGGGAGCTTGAATCTTGCCGACTTGAATGTATCACCCTTGCTGATAAGCTAAGATGTTCTGAAGAAAATGCTAAGCAGGAAAACGAAAGCAGGTTTGTAgttttcatttctctttctttgagaaaattaaaattgCTCTCTAAAAATTAACTCTTTTATGTTCCCCTGTAGCATGGAGAAGTCTTTGGAGATTGATAGACTTGGGAATGAACTTCAGTCAGCTCATGCCGTGAGTAAACAATCTCAAGAGGTAAGAATCATTTCACTAGTTTATTCAAAAGGTTTTCTCTCTGAACATCTGATGCAGAAGTTCTATTACATTGAAATTTGTAACGATGCTAATGATGTTATATCTTTCTGACTATGCTATTCATGTCTATGGTATGTTGGTTAAAGACCAGAAGCCATCACTTGCACGATTAGTAATTTTGTATGTGCGCCTTCAGGTACTCAAGTCTGACATTGACACGCTAAATTCCGAACTTCAACGTGCGTGCGAGATGTCAGATACACTTCAGAGTGAGCTTGATTATGTCACAAGTGAGCGCCAGAGTTTGCTATCTCGCATAGAGGAGATTAAGAAGGAAGTAGTTTCATCAAATCGTTTGCAGGTTGGGTTAAGAGCAGACGGATATAATTCTGTTATACATGTCGTACTAACCATTCATTCTTACATATCTCTGCTGTATCTGATCACAGGATGCAGATGCAGACAACAAGGAGAAGGCGAAGCTAAAAATGAGACTCATGGGGACCCAAGCGCGCTTAGATGCAAAATCTATAAGGCACGAGCAGGCTGTGAAAGAATCGGAAGTTATGAACAGGAAGTTCCAAGAAGCATCCGCAAAGCTAAAGGAGAAGTTAGCATCAAAAGCACTCGAAGTCATCGACCTTAAGAAGCAGCTCTCTGCTTCTTCAAGATAACAATGTCATGAAAGTTAACCAACACTACTCTTAACTAGTAGTTATTAATGCACGGCTAGTAAATGTCTCTAATCTTTTGAAGTGGTTCTGTTGATGTACATTCTGTTTGATCTTTGCACTAAACGCATGGTtaattttcaagtttgattatattaaatatgtttctTATACATATTGTTTCCTAAAATATCTCTCCAACATTCCACAAATGATTGATATACGTTGCAAACTTGCAATAAGGAGAGCCACACAAAGAGTTACATACTATCTGttacacttaaaaaaaaaattaaatttaaatttcctCTCATGTTTCATCTAATCTTAAACGTTACATGAGCTGAACTGTTCACATAACTGAAACCTTCAACTCA encodes:
- the LOC106439171 gene encoding kinesin-like protein KIN-7O isoform X4 → MERIHVSVRSRPLSTEDAKTSPWKISSDSIFMPNHSTLSFEFDRIFREDCKTVQVYEARTKDIVAAAVRGFNGTVFAYGQTNSGKTHTMRGSPTEPGVIPLAVHDMFETIYQDTSREFLLRMSYLEIYNEDINDLLAPEHRKLQIHENLEKGIFVAGLREEIVASPQQVLEMMEFGESHRHIGETNMNVHSSRSHTIFRMIIESRQKTQDEGVGNACDAVRVSVLNLVDLAGSERASKTGAEGVRLKEGSHINKSLMTLGTVIKKLSEGVENQGGHVPYRDSKLTRILQPALGGNANTAIICNITLAPDHADETKSSLQFASRALRVTNCAHVNEILTDAALLKRQKKEIEELRSKLKTSHSDHSDEEILNLRNTLLKSELERERIALELEEEKKAQAQREKVLQEQAKKIENLSSMVLLSNRDEKREQDHFKKGKRRDTWCTGLLSRDSTSEVQSHVLSRGSSLKSERSERETGPLLPFAELVENELLYSISEQDEHNIDETLEDSALPDPCALVHVTSRKKPSSIRQKSPVVVESESERIQREYEDLFLQYETERITHEIQIECLKAKLGEKDLSGEATCKHLDCQVVGNVHQEESGVHLRDPEDILLIKQLQEKINMLETEKSSSKQNLDDLVTKATEQNICAKEKNDEIQEEIHAAREEAQIAREQLVSKESEVTHVLNENFNSLVNVTTEVEVLASEFQNFKASLETISLVMDEGLQDFASFSPLIHDFTLFMRQSFDEHASIISGYQNVQSFLKQKVLDIENEKVLLQEQCAGLQSQIEGLNQEAQKHGTSLMMLSDQNESERSDLLSHIECLEKDIASLSTSSLAKEKETLRKDFDKMKAKLKDTESKLKNVMQDKTKLEAEKASAERELKRLHSQTALLEKDISKQESFAGKRQDERNAKQSLQEEFHNLEALAFEMETTIASLEEELAAERGEKEELLCRSEGLDQEVTSLTEKLELSNTQLEQLQIDITELKARLESSSSDQQQLETKVKQLLEEKEELAMHLATSLLEMEEEKAIWSSKEKALTEAMEEKMNLYNIKIESLSKEVSEAKRELESCRLECITLADKLRCSEENAKQENESSMEKSLEIDRLGNELQSAHAVSKQSQEVLKSDIDTLNSELQRACEMSDTLQSELDYVTSERQSLLSRIEEIKKEVVSSNRLQDADADNKEKAKLKMRLMGTQARLDAKSIRHEQAVKESEVMNRKFQEASAKLKEKLASKALEVIDLKKQLSASSR
- the LOC106439171 gene encoding kinesin-like protein KIN-7O isoform X1 translates to MERIHVSVRSRPLSTEDAKTSPWKISSDSIFMPNHSTLSFEFDRIFREDCKTVQVYEARTKDIVAAAVRGFNGTVFAYGQTNSGKTHTMRGSPTEPGVIPLAVHDMFETIYQDTSREFLLRMSYLEIYNEDINDLLAPEHRKLQIHENLEKGIFVAGLREEIVASPQQVLEMMEFGESHRHIGETNMNVHSSRSHTIFRMIIESRQKTQDEGVGNACDAVRVSVLNLVDLAGSERASKTGAEGVRLKEGSHINKSLMTLGTVIKKLSEGVENQGGHVPYRDSKLTRILQPALGGNANTAIICNITLAPDHADETKSSLQFASRALRVTNCAHVNEILTDAALLKRQKKEIEELRSKLKTSHSDHSDEEILNLRNTLLKSELERERIALELEEEKKAQAQREKVLQEQAKKIENLSSMVLLSNRDEKREQDHFKKGKRRDTWCTGLLSRDSTSEVQSHVLSRGSSLKSERSERETGPLLPFAELVENELLYSISEQDEHNIDETLEDSALPDPCALVHVTSRKKPSSIRQKSPVVVRKKSPVVVESESERIQREYEDLFLQYETERITHEIQIECLKAKLGEKDLSGEATCKHLDCQVVGNVHQEESGVHLRDPEDILLIKQLQEKINMLETEKSSSKQNLDDLVTKATEQNICAKEKNDEIQEEIHAAREEAQIAREQLVSKESEVTHVLNENFNSLVNVTTEVEVLASEFQNFKASLETISLVMDEGLQDFASFSPLIHDFTLFMRQSFDEHASIISGYQNVQSFLKQKVLDIENEKVLLQEQCAGLQSQIEGLNQEAQKHGTSLMMLSDQNESERSDLLSHIECLEKDIASLSTSSLAKEKETLRKDFDKMKAKLKDTESKLKNVMQDKTKLEAEKASAERELKRLHSQTALLEKDISKQESFAGKRQDERNAKQSLQEEFHNLEALAFEMETTIASLEEELAAERGEKEELLCRSEGLDQEVTSLTEKLELSNTQLEQLQIDITELKARLESSSSDQQQLETKVKQLLEEKEELAMHLATSLLEMEEEKAIWSSKEKALTEAMEEKMNLYNIKIESLSKEVSEAKRELESCRLECITLADKLRCSEENAKQENESSMEKSLEIDRLGNELQSAHAVSKQSQEVLKSDIDTLNSELQRACEMSDTLQSELDYVTSERQSLLSRIEEIKKEVVSSNRLQDADADNKEKAKLKMRLMGTQARLDAKSIRHEQAVKESEVMNRKFQEASAKLKEKLASKALEVIDLKKQLSASSR
- the LOC106439171 gene encoding kinesin-like protein KIN-7O isoform X3 — translated: MERIHVSVRSRPLSTEDAKTSPWKISSDSIFMPNHSTLSFEFDRIFREDCKTVQVYEARTKDIVAAAVRGFNGTVFAYGQTNSGKTHTMRGSPTEPGVIPLAVHDMFETIYQDTSREFLLRMSYLEIYNEDINDLLAPEHRKLQIHENLEKGIFVAGLREEIVASPQQVLEMMEFGESHRHIGETNMNVHSSRSHTIFRMIIESRQKTQDEGVGNACDAVRVSVLNLVDLAGSERASKTGAEGVRLKEGSHINKSLMTLGTVIKKLSEGVENQGGHVPYRDSKLTRILQPALGGNANTAIICNITLAPDHADETKSSLQFASRALRVTNCAHVNEILTDAALLKRQKKEIEELRSKLKTSHSDHSDEEILNLRNTLLKSELERERIALELEEEKKAQAQREKVLQEQAKKIENLSSMVLLSNRDEKREQDHFKKGKRRDTWCTGLLSRDSTSEVQSHVLSRGSSLKSERSERETGPLLPFAELVENELLYSISEQDEHNIDETLEDSALPDPCALVHVTSRKKPSSIRQKSPVVVRKKSPVESESERIQREYEDLFLQYETERITHEIQIECLKAKLGEKDLSGEATCKHLDCQVVGNVHQEESGVHLRDPEDILLIKQLQEKINMLETEKSSSKQNLDDLVTKATEQNICAKEKNDEIQEEIHAAREEAQIAREQLVSKESEVTHVLNENFNSLVNVTTEVEVLASEFQNFKASLETISLVMDEGLQDFASFSPLIHDFTLFMRQSFDEHASIISGYQNVQSFLKQKVLDIENEKVLLQEQCAGLQSQIEGLNQEAQKHGTSLMMLSDQNESERSDLLSHIECLEKDIASLSTSSLAKEKETLRKDFDKMKAKLKDTESKLKNVMQDKTKLEAEKASAERELKRLHSQTALLEKDISKQESFAGKRQDERNAKQSLQEEFHNLEALAFEMETTIASLEEELAAERGEKEELLCRSEGLDQEVTSLTEKLELSNTQLEQLQIDITELKARLESSSSDQQQLETKVKQLLEEKEELAMHLATSLLEMEEEKAIWSSKEKALTEAMEEKMNLYNIKIESLSKEVSEAKRELESCRLECITLADKLRCSEENAKQENESSMEKSLEIDRLGNELQSAHAVSKQSQEVLKSDIDTLNSELQRACEMSDTLQSELDYVTSERQSLLSRIEEIKKEVVSSNRLQDADADNKEKAKLKMRLMGTQARLDAKSIRHEQAVKESEVMNRKFQEASAKLKEKLASKALEVIDLKKQLSASSR
- the LOC106439171 gene encoding kinesin-like protein KIN-7O isoform X2; its protein translation is MERIHVSVRSRPLSTEDAKTSPWKISSDSIFMPNHSTLSFEFDRIFREDCKTVQVYEARTKDIVAAAVRGFNGTVFAYGQTNSGKTHTMRGSPTEPGVIPLAVHDMFETIYQDTSREFLLRMSYLEIYNEDINDLLAPEHRKLQIHENLEKGIFVAGLREEIVASPQQVLEMMEFGESHRHIGETNMNVHSSRSHTIFRMIIESRQKTQDEGVGNACDAVRVSVLNLVDLAGSERASKTGAEGVRLKEGSHINKSLMTLGTVIKKLSEGVENQGGHVPYRDSKLTRILQPALGGNANTAIICNITLAPDHADETKSSLQFASRALRVTNCAHVNEILTDAALLKRQKKEIEELRSKLKTSHSDHSDEEILNLRNTLLKSELERERIALELEEEKKAQAQREKVLQEQAKKIENLSSMVLLSNRDEKREQDHFKKGKRRDTWCTGLLSRDSTSEVQSHVLSRGSSLKSERSERETGPLLPFAELVENELLYSISEQDEHNIDETLEDSALPDPCALVHVTSRKKPSSIRQKSPVVVRKKSPVVVESESERIQREYEDLFLQYETERITHEIQIECLKAKLGEKDLSGEATCKHLDCQVVGNVHQEESGVHLRDPEDILLIKQLQEKINMLETEKSSSKQNLDDLVTKATEQNICAKEKNDEIQEEIHAAREEAQIAREQLVSKESEVTHVLNENFNSLVNVTTEVEVLASEFQNFKASLETISLVMDEGLQDFASFSPLIHDFTLFMRQSFDEHASIISGYQNVQSFLKQKVLDIENEKVLLQEQCAGLQSQIEGLNQEAQKHGTSLMMLSDQNESERSDLLSHIECLEKDIASLSTSSLAKEKETLRKDFDKMKAKLKDTESKLKNVMQDKTKLEAEKASAERELKRLHSQTALLEKDISKQESFAGKRQDERNAKQSLQEEFHNLEALAFEMETTIASLEEELAAERGEKEELLCRSEGLDQEVTSLTEKLELSNTQLEQLQIDITELARLESSSSDQQQLETKVKQLLEEKEELAMHLATSLLEMEEEKAIWSSKEKALTEAMEEKMNLYNIKIESLSKEVSEAKRELESCRLECITLADKLRCSEENAKQENESSMEKSLEIDRLGNELQSAHAVSKQSQEVLKSDIDTLNSELQRACEMSDTLQSELDYVTSERQSLLSRIEEIKKEVVSSNRLQDADADNKEKAKLKMRLMGTQARLDAKSIRHEQAVKESEVMNRKFQEASAKLKEKLASKALEVIDLKKQLSASSR